One Cellulomonas sp. NS3 genomic region harbors:
- a CDS encoding UDP-glucuronic acid decarboxylase family protein, with the protein MTRSLTAPGPVHTSLGRVVVTGGAGFLGSHLCEELLARGSEVVCLDNFLTGSPANVAHLMSDPAFHLLRCDVTDYVHVPGDVDVVLHFASPASPVDYLHLPIETLKVGSVGTAHALGLAKDKGARFVLASTSEVYGDPQVHPQPEDYWGHVNPVGPRGVYDEAKRFGEAITTAYRTTHHVNTGIVRIFNTYGPRMRPNDGRAIPTFVRQALAGEPLTIAGDGSQTRSVCYVSDLVEGILAMAASTHPGPVNIGNPTERTILRIAQDVIAATGSSSTVELVPRPVDDPEVRRPDTALARRVLGWNPRVSWDEGLASTVEWFRSVVTVPA; encoded by the coding sequence ATGACGAGAAGCCTGACCGCGCCCGGACCCGTGCACACGTCGCTCGGCCGGGTGGTCGTCACCGGAGGCGCCGGGTTCCTCGGCAGCCACCTGTGCGAGGAGCTGCTCGCCCGCGGCAGCGAGGTCGTGTGCCTCGACAACTTCCTCACCGGCTCGCCCGCGAACGTCGCCCACCTCATGAGCGACCCCGCGTTCCACCTGCTGCGCTGCGACGTCACCGACTACGTGCACGTGCCCGGCGACGTCGACGTCGTGCTGCACTTCGCGTCGCCCGCCTCGCCCGTCGACTACCTCCATCTGCCCATCGAGACGCTCAAGGTCGGCTCGGTGGGCACGGCGCACGCGCTCGGCCTCGCGAAGGACAAGGGTGCCCGCTTCGTGCTCGCCTCGACCTCGGAGGTCTACGGCGACCCCCAGGTGCACCCGCAGCCCGAGGACTACTGGGGCCACGTCAACCCCGTGGGGCCGCGCGGGGTGTACGACGAGGCCAAGCGCTTCGGCGAGGCCATCACGACCGCGTACCGCACGACCCATCACGTCAACACCGGCATCGTGCGCATCTTCAACACCTACGGACCGCGCATGCGGCCGAACGACGGCCGCGCCATCCCCACGTTCGTCCGGCAGGCGCTCGCCGGGGAGCCGCTGACCATCGCGGGCGACGGCTCCCAGACGCGGTCCGTCTGCTACGTCTCGGACCTCGTCGAGGGGATCCTCGCGATGGCGGCGAGCACGCACCCTGGTCCGGTGAACATCGGCAACCCGACGGAGCGGACCATCCTGCGGATCGCGCAGGACGTGATCGCCGCGACCGGCTCGTCGTCGACCGTCGAGCTCGTGCCCCGACCGGTGGACGACCCGGAGGTCCGGCGCCCCGACACCGCGCTGGCCCGCCGGGTGCTGGGCTGGAACCCGCGCGTGTCGTGGGACGAGGGGCTCGCGAGCACGGTCGAGTGGTTCCGCTCGGTGGTGACCGTCCCGGCGTGA
- a CDS encoding glycosyltransferase family 9 protein — protein sequence MTGAPGGAPGRPGAGSARPGGDVLVLRALGLGDALTAVPALRGVRRAWPDRRLVLAAPRAEAGLLRDLGVVDAVLETDATGVSARGVAPGAALPWDARGHVAVNLHGRGPQSHDVLLRTDPDRLVAFACPEAGHDAGPAWDDAEHEVARWCRLVADAGGPCDSRDLRLPVPSAGSAGSAGDAAPAVPRADVVLHPGAASASRRWPAARWRTVLHDLTARGLTVALTGSAGEKDLVDQVAEAATAPGHVHRTAGTLDLPGLVALVARTRLVVCGDTGVAHVATATGTPSVLLFGPVAPARWGPAVDTERHTVLWHGAPDAPGDPHGATLDPALARVTTDEVLAAARALLARAH from the coding sequence GTGACCGGTGCACCCGGCGGCGCACCGGGCCGTCCGGGAGCCGGGTCGGCGCGCCCCGGGGGCGACGTGCTCGTGCTGCGGGCGCTCGGCCTCGGGGACGCGCTGACCGCGGTGCCCGCGCTGCGCGGGGTGCGGCGGGCGTGGCCGGACCGCCGGCTCGTGCTCGCCGCACCCCGCGCCGAGGCCGGGCTGCTGCGCGACCTCGGTGTCGTGGACGCCGTCCTGGAGACCGACGCCACCGGGGTCTCCGCCCGCGGCGTCGCGCCGGGTGCCGCGCTGCCGTGGGACGCGCGGGGGCACGTCGCGGTCAACCTGCACGGCCGCGGGCCGCAGAGCCACGATGTCCTGCTCCGCACGGACCCGGACCGTCTCGTGGCGTTCGCGTGCCCCGAGGCCGGTCACGACGCCGGGCCCGCGTGGGACGACGCCGAGCACGAGGTCGCCCGGTGGTGCCGCCTCGTCGCGGACGCGGGCGGGCCCTGCGACTCCCGCGACCTGCGGCTCCCGGTCCCGTCGGCGGGGTCCGCCGGGTCGGCCGGGGACGCGGCGCCCGCCGTCCCGCGCGCCGACGTCGTGCTGCACCCCGGAGCCGCGTCGGCCTCGCGCCGCTGGCCCGCCGCGCGCTGGCGCACCGTGCTGCACGACCTCACTGCACGCGGGCTGACCGTCGCGCTCACGGGCTCGGCCGGCGAGAAGGACCTCGTCGACCAGGTCGCCGAGGCAGCGACCGCGCCCGGCCACGTGCACCGCACCGCGGGGACGCTCGACCTGCCCGGGCTCGTCGCGCTCGTGGCCCGCACGCGCCTCGTCGTGTGCGGCGACACGGGCGTCGCGCACGTCGCGACCGCGACCGGGACGCCGTCGGTCCTCCTGTTCGGCCCCGTCGCGCCCGCCCGGTGGGGGCCCGCGGTCGACACCGAGCGGCACACCGTGCTGTGGCACGGCGCCCCGGACGCCCCGGGCGACCCCCACGGCGCGACCCTCGACCCGGCGCTCGCCCGCGTCACCACCGACGAGGTCCTCGCCGCCGCCCGCGCGCTCCTGGCCCGCGCGCACTGA
- a CDS encoding PfkB family carbohydrate kinase: MTARPHVVIVGDVVLDRDVHGRSDRLSPDAPVPVVDVSDVRERPGGAGLTALLCAASGARVTLVAPIADDPEGRRLRAALEPHVGVLALGHRGPTRLKERVRSGGQSLVRLDHGGPGTPRDVEVAAVRAALESADVVLVSDYGAGTTRDEDVRSLLAERAARGLLVWDPHPRGGAPVPRATLVTPNLGEARAAAAGDHGPGGDSPEELAGRLRATWQARAVCVTVGAQGAYVAPTGGAPLFVPAPSVEGGDPCGAGDRFAATAAVALARGAVLTEAVQAAVAEATAWVRGGGADAFRAVTEAATADGSAAAQPDAVEHRDVALADVAARLRTGGGTLVATGGCFDLVHAGHVAMLESARRLGDALVVLLNSDASVRRLKGEGRPVVTEADRARVLAAFDCVDAVVVFDEDDPRAALEALRPDVWAKGADYGGADLPETEVVQRHGGRVVLLPYLDGRSTSTMIRRSGLARADHQ; the protein is encoded by the coding sequence ATGACCGCCCGCCCCCACGTCGTCATCGTCGGCGACGTCGTCCTCGACCGGGACGTCCACGGGCGCTCCGACCGGCTCAGCCCCGACGCACCCGTGCCCGTCGTCGACGTGTCCGACGTGCGAGAGCGCCCCGGCGGCGCGGGCCTCACCGCGCTGCTGTGCGCGGCCTCCGGGGCGCGCGTGACGCTCGTCGCCCCGATCGCCGACGACCCCGAGGGCCGCCGGCTGCGTGCCGCCCTCGAGCCCCACGTCGGGGTTCTCGCGCTCGGCCACCGCGGGCCCACGCGGCTCAAGGAGCGCGTGCGCAGCGGAGGTCAGTCCCTCGTGCGCCTCGACCACGGCGGCCCGGGGACCCCCCGCGACGTCGAGGTCGCGGCGGTGCGCGCCGCGCTCGAGAGCGCCGACGTCGTGCTGGTCAGCGACTACGGCGCCGGGACGACGCGCGACGAGGACGTGCGCTCGCTGCTCGCCGAGCGGGCCGCGCGCGGGCTGCTCGTGTGGGACCCGCACCCGCGGGGCGGCGCCCCCGTGCCCCGCGCGACGCTCGTGACGCCGAACCTCGGGGAGGCCCGAGCGGCCGCCGCCGGCGACCACGGGCCCGGCGGCGACTCACCCGAGGAGCTCGCGGGCCGGCTGCGCGCGACGTGGCAGGCCCGCGCCGTGTGCGTCACCGTCGGCGCGCAGGGCGCGTACGTCGCGCCGACCGGCGGCGCGCCGCTGTTCGTGCCCGCGCCGTCCGTCGAGGGCGGGGACCCGTGCGGGGCCGGCGACCGGTTCGCCGCGACCGCGGCCGTCGCCCTCGCGCGCGGCGCCGTGCTCACCGAGGCCGTGCAGGCCGCCGTCGCCGAGGCCACCGCGTGGGTGCGCGGGGGCGGCGCCGACGCGTTCCGGGCCGTCACCGAGGCGGCGACCGCCGACGGGTCCGCCGCCGCGCAGCCCGACGCCGTCGAGCACCGCGACGTCGCGCTCGCCGACGTCGCTGCGCGCCTGCGCACCGGTGGGGGCACCCTCGTCGCGACCGGCGGCTGCTTCGACCTCGTGCACGCCGGGCACGTCGCCATGCTCGAGTCGGCCCGCCGGCTCGGCGACGCGCTCGTCGTGCTGCTCAACTCCGACGCGTCGGTGCGCCGGCTCAAGGGCGAGGGCCGACCCGTCGTGACCGAGGCCGACCGGGCGCGCGTGCTCGCCGCGTTCGACTGCGTCGACGCCGTCGTCGTGTTCGACGAGGACGACCCCCGCGCCGCGCTCGAGGCCCTGCGCCCCGACGTGTGGGCGAAGGGCGCCGACTACGGCGGCGCGGACCTGCCCGAGACCGAGGTCGTGCAGCGGCACGGGGGGCGGGTCGTCCTCCTGCCCTACCTCGACGGGCGCTCGACCAGCACCATGATCCGCCGCTCGGGGCTCGCCCGCGCGGACCACCAGTGA
- a CDS encoding GAF and ANTAR domain-containing protein encodes MEGQTDLLARLASAVAGAPEHESFTWRLCEATRRLLGADGASLTVDNASTNRITLCATDEVAAQLENLHDVLGEGPATSAYLTGEPVVVTLAQAAERWPMFAESATRQTGAGQLYALPMRQGFAVQGVLTLYRRTAGPLSEDEAAAQFLADALAAALLQDAGVLSDLGPGGSWSNRAQVHQATGMVVAQLAVGVRDALAILRAHAFALDQPLAQVAQAVVAREPVFRRSDDGGARTAPT; translated from the coding sequence GTGGAAGGGCAGACGGACCTCCTCGCCCGGCTCGCGTCCGCGGTCGCGGGCGCACCCGAGCACGAGAGCTTCACCTGGCGGCTGTGCGAGGCCACGCGCAGGCTCCTCGGAGCTGACGGCGCGTCCCTCACGGTCGACAACGCCTCGACGAACCGCATCACGCTGTGCGCGACCGACGAGGTCGCGGCGCAGCTCGAGAACCTGCACGACGTGCTGGGGGAAGGGCCCGCCACGTCGGCGTACCTCACGGGCGAGCCCGTCGTCGTGACGCTCGCGCAGGCCGCGGAGCGCTGGCCGATGTTCGCGGAGTCCGCGACGCGTCAGACCGGGGCCGGCCAGCTCTACGCCCTGCCCATGCGCCAGGGGTTCGCGGTCCAGGGCGTCCTGACCCTCTACCGGCGCACCGCCGGTCCGCTCTCCGAGGACGAGGCGGCTGCGCAGTTCCTCGCGGACGCTCTCGCCGCCGCGCTCCTGCAGGACGCCGGCGTGCTCTCCGACCTCGGCCCCGGCGGGTCCTGGTCGAACCGCGCGCAGGTCCACCAGGCCACCGGGATGGTTGTCGCGCAGCTCGCGGTCGGAGTGCGGGACGCCCTCGCGATCCTGCGGGCCCACGCGTTCGCGCTCGACCAGCCCCTCGCGCAGGTCGCGCAGGCCGTCGTGGCCCGCGAGCCGGTGTTCCGCCGGAGCGACGACGGAGGAGCGAGGACCGCGCCCACGTGA
- a CDS encoding manganese catalase family protein, translating to MFFHRQELQHKATPDKPDAVYARKLQEVLGGQYGEITVAMQYGFQSWNAHIPGKYRDLLFGIGAEEFGHVEMLATMIAQLLEKAPIGITEDAVQNDPTVAAVIGGTDLQHAIVAGAGARPVDSMGNPWSAGYITASGNLLADFTANANAEMQGRLQVARLYHMTDDSGVRDLLSFLLARDTMHQNQWMAAAAELREEGYEDFPVPSNFPIRKEERDVSYDYINFSNGEHASEGRWASGPTPDGKGEFSYRDASTETPVPMPPPTRPDSRLYGTTDLPNRVEKIAGAVQDALHKE from the coding sequence ATGTTCTTCCACCGCCAGGAGCTCCAGCACAAGGCCACCCCCGACAAGCCCGACGCCGTCTACGCGCGCAAGCTCCAGGAGGTGCTCGGCGGCCAGTACGGCGAGATCACCGTCGCGATGCAGTACGGCTTCCAGTCGTGGAACGCCCACATCCCCGGCAAGTACCGTGACCTGCTCTTCGGGATCGGCGCCGAGGAGTTCGGGCACGTCGAGATGCTCGCGACGATGATCGCCCAGCTCCTCGAGAAGGCGCCCATCGGCATCACCGAGGACGCCGTGCAGAACGACCCCACAGTCGCCGCGGTCATCGGCGGCACGGACCTGCAGCACGCGATCGTGGCGGGTGCCGGCGCGCGGCCCGTCGACTCCATGGGCAACCCGTGGTCGGCCGGGTACATCACCGCGAGCGGGAACCTGCTCGCGGACTTCACGGCCAACGCGAACGCCGAGATGCAGGGCCGGCTCCAGGTGGCGCGGCTCTACCACATGACGGACGACTCGGGCGTGCGGGACCTCCTGAGCTTCCTGCTGGCGCGCGACACGATGCACCAGAACCAGTGGATGGCCGCCGCGGCCGAGCTGCGCGAGGAGGGGTACGAGGACTTCCCCGTGCCGAGCAACTTCCCGATCCGCAAGGAGGAGCGCGACGTGTCGTACGACTACATCAACTTCTCCAACGGGGAGCACGCGTCCGAGGGACGGTGGGCCAGCGGCCCCACGCCGGACGGCAAGGGCGAGTTCTCCTACCGGGACGCCTCGACGGAGACCCCGGTGCCCATGCCGCCGCCGACGCGCCCCGACTCGCGCCTGTACGGCACGACGGACCTGCCGAACCGCGTCGAGAAGATCGCCGGCGCCGTGCAGGACGCGCTGCACAAGGAGTGA
- a CDS encoding glycosyltransferase yields MGPHRLRLTYVLPLRWTDDADLDELTAYLHGLAGLVQEVLVVDGSPPPLLAAHARAWHGLVRHERPDAWPGCNGKVAGVMTGVRLARHEHLVLADDDVRHDAGTLAAIDALLDEADAVRPQNYFDPLPWHAVWDSGRTLLNRALGADYPGTLGVRRSTLLAAGGYDGDVLFENLELLRTVRAAGGAEVIAHDVLVARRPPTARHFAGQRVRQAYDSLGQPVRLAVELALAPTLVWAGRSRVRTVGVLAAVLALAERGRRRAGGAERFPARCTLGAPLWVLERAVCAWVALGMRVRGGVPYAGQRVRRATAPGRVRRARCAAARRERALAEPGRPGGTRSTARAVPVRPAPAVSRR; encoded by the coding sequence GTGGGACCTCACCGCCTGCGCCTGACCTACGTCCTGCCGCTGCGCTGGACCGACGACGCTGACCTCGACGAGCTGACCGCGTACCTGCACGGGCTCGCGGGGCTCGTGCAGGAGGTCCTCGTCGTCGACGGCTCGCCGCCCCCGCTCCTGGCCGCGCACGCGCGCGCCTGGCACGGCCTCGTGCGCCACGAGCGCCCCGACGCCTGGCCCGGCTGCAACGGCAAGGTCGCGGGCGTCATGACGGGCGTGCGCCTCGCGCGTCACGAGCACCTGGTGCTCGCCGACGACGACGTGCGCCACGACGCCGGCACGCTCGCGGCGATCGACGCGCTGCTCGACGAGGCCGACGCCGTCCGCCCGCAGAACTACTTCGACCCGCTGCCGTGGCACGCGGTCTGGGACTCGGGGCGCACGCTGCTCAACCGGGCCCTCGGCGCCGACTACCCGGGCACGCTCGGCGTCCGCCGCTCGACGCTCCTGGCCGCGGGCGGCTACGACGGCGACGTGCTCTTCGAGAACCTCGAGCTCCTGCGCACCGTGCGCGCGGCGGGCGGTGCGGAGGTGATCGCCCACGACGTGCTGGTCGCGCGCCGCCCGCCGACCGCGCGGCACTTCGCGGGGCAGCGCGTCCGGCAGGCGTACGACAGCCTCGGGCAGCCCGTCCGGCTCGCCGTCGAGCTCGCCCTCGCACCCACGCTCGTGTGGGCCGGGCGCTCGCGGGTGCGGACCGTGGGGGTGCTCGCCGCGGTGCTGGCGCTCGCGGAGCGCGGCCGGCGCCGGGCGGGCGGGGCCGAGCGGTTCCCCGCCCGGTGCACGCTCGGCGCGCCGCTGTGGGTGCTCGAGCGGGCCGTGTGCGCGTGGGTCGCGCTCGGGATGCGCGTGCGCGGGGGCGTCCCGTACGCCGGGCAGCGGGTGCGGCGCGCGACGGCACCCGGCCGGGTCCGGCGCGCCCGGTGCGCGGCGGCCCGCCGGGAGCGGGCGCTCGCCGAGCCGGGACGGCCGGGCGGCACGCGCAGCACGGCGCGGGCGGTGCCGGTCCGGCCGGCTCCGGCCGTCAGTCGACGCTGA
- a CDS encoding SDR family oxidoreductase has translation MTQLDTSTRPAARAPREIGTVFVTGGASGLGAAVVEAVAAAGGRPAVLDVSAPAADVPHVQVDLSDSTAAAAAVEQLVAQVGPPSAVVTAAGTDACGTLADIDPETWERVVRVNLFGTVAVVRACLPHLEESRGTVVTVASTLGLKGVSDATAYCASKFAVRGFSQALAAELAGRVGVTLLVPGGMRTPFFDGRTEQYRPGPDADLNDPADTAAAVLTALRQPVGCEIREMLVMASGEGSWP, from the coding sequence GTGACCCAGCTCGACACCTCGACCCGACCCGCCGCCCGGGCCCCGCGTGAGATCGGCACCGTCTTCGTGACCGGCGGCGCGAGCGGCCTCGGCGCGGCCGTCGTGGAGGCCGTCGCCGCGGCCGGCGGGCGTCCGGCGGTGCTCGACGTGAGCGCGCCCGCGGCCGACGTCCCGCACGTCCAGGTCGACCTGTCGGACAGCACCGCCGCCGCGGCCGCCGTCGAGCAGCTCGTCGCGCAGGTCGGCCCGCCGTCCGCCGTCGTCACCGCGGCCGGGACCGACGCGTGCGGGACGCTCGCCGACATCGACCCCGAGACGTGGGAGCGCGTCGTGCGGGTCAACCTGTTCGGGACCGTCGCGGTCGTCCGGGCCTGCCTGCCCCACCTCGAGGAGTCGCGCGGCACCGTCGTGACCGTCGCCTCGACCCTCGGGCTCAAGGGCGTGAGCGACGCCACGGCGTACTGCGCGTCGAAGTTCGCGGTCCGCGGCTTCAGCCAGGCGCTCGCCGCCGAGCTCGCCGGGCGGGTCGGCGTCACGCTGCTCGTCCCCGGCGGGATGCGGACCCCGTTCTTCGACGGGCGCACCGAGCAGTACCGCCCCGGGCCCGACGCGGACCTCAACGACCCCGCCGACACCGCGGCCGCCGTCCTGACCGCGCTGCGCCAGCCCGTCGGCTGCGAGATCCGCGAGATGCTCGTCATGGCCTCCGGCGAGGGCTCCTGGCCGTGA
- a CDS encoding glycosyltransferase → MQPHQGTSRVVEDDRVTVVVVSRDRRRELLDSLARHRAPVLLLDNASGDGTAEAVRASLPDVQVTGLDRNLGAYARTLGVRAARTPFVAFADDDSWWAPGALRRAADVLDAHPDVAVVAARIHVGPEERLDPFCDELARSPLPRRAGLPGPAVLGFVACAAMVRADAFTSVGGFDDVVRFPGEEERVALDLAADGWQLVYVEDVLVHHHPSPARHSPDARVSAVTRARVLTAVLRLPARDALRTVTGAWAGGPAPRAGLRAALRDVPRALRARRVVPRHVRTLRALLRDEPPPSRPHPALRQETP, encoded by the coding sequence ATGCAGCCGCACCAGGGCACGAGCCGGGTCGTCGAGGACGACCGGGTGACCGTCGTCGTCGTGAGCCGCGACCGGCGTCGCGAGCTCCTGGACTCCCTCGCCCGGCACCGCGCCCCCGTCCTGCTGCTCGACAACGCCTCCGGCGACGGCACGGCCGAGGCGGTGCGGGCGTCGCTCCCCGACGTCCAGGTGACCGGCCTCGACCGCAACCTCGGTGCGTACGCCCGGACCCTCGGCGTGCGAGCCGCGCGCACGCCCTTCGTGGCGTTCGCCGACGACGACTCCTGGTGGGCGCCCGGTGCCCTGCGCCGCGCCGCCGACGTGCTCGACGCGCACCCGGACGTCGCCGTCGTGGCCGCCCGGATCCACGTGGGTCCCGAGGAGCGGCTCGACCCCTTCTGCGACGAGCTCGCCCGCTCGCCGCTGCCGCGCCGGGCGGGGCTGCCGGGGCCGGCGGTCCTCGGCTTCGTCGCGTGCGCCGCGATGGTCCGCGCGGACGCGTTCACGTCCGTCGGCGGGTTCGACGACGTGGTGCGCTTCCCCGGCGAGGAGGAGCGGGTCGCGCTCGACCTCGCCGCGGACGGGTGGCAGCTCGTCTACGTCGAGGACGTCCTCGTCCACCACCACCCGTCACCCGCCCGGCACTCGCCCGACGCGCGCGTGAGCGCCGTGACCCGCGCGCGCGTCCTCACCGCGGTGCTCCGGCTCCCGGCCCGCGACGCGCTGCGGACCGTGACCGGGGCGTGGGCCGGCGGGCCCGCGCCTCGCGCCGGGCTCCGCGCCGCCCTGCGCGACGTGCCGCGCGCGCTGCGGGCACGCCGGGTCGTGCCGCGCCACGTGCGGACCCTGCGCGCCCTGCTGCGCGACGAGCCCCCGCCGTCGCGACCCCACCCAGCCCTGCGACAGGAGACACCATGA
- a CDS encoding CDGSH iron-sulfur domain-containing protein yields the protein MLDDPDLPPVPRAPRPAVIVACPDGPLLVRGDAEIRDAAGELVPRRRATVALCRCGASAIKPWCDGSHKATGFTTR from the coding sequence ATGCTCGACGACCCCGACCTCCCGCCCGTCCCCCGCGCGCCGCGCCCGGCCGTCATCGTGGCGTGCCCCGACGGGCCGCTCCTCGTGCGCGGCGACGCGGAGATCCGCGACGCCGCGGGCGAGCTCGTGCCGCGCCGCCGGGCCACCGTCGCGCTGTGCCGCTGCGGGGCGTCGGCGATCAAGCCGTGGTGCGACGGCAGCCACAAGGCGACCGGTTTCACGACCCGCTGA
- a CDS encoding sensor domain-containing phosphodiesterase: MTSAPSRRTATPTRSPLDDVLTSGALHSVYQPLVDLRTGATLGHEALLRGPAGTPWSSPLTLLEDARAAGRLVELERASLTAAFAGAAGDHPAAAATLFVNVEPQTLTQHLEPVLELLDRRPDGLQVVVEITERALAAEPARILAAADRLRTAGCAIALDDVGARPASLAFVPLLRPEVVKLDLGLLRTLEDPQTVVVAGAVRDYAEQSGAEVVAEGVEDADDLTRAVVLGATLGQGWYWGRPGPVPGAAQHLPGRFAAHAPVPSQHRTTPFDLAAAVRTVQRVPKRLLVPLSTTLELAAQHSLVPPMVLSCFQHERYVTPATARRYAGLAQRLPFVAALGEDMPAEPAPGVRGWALDAHDPLVEEWTVLVLGAHAASALVARAAGHADADGDRPFDMVVTHDRALVTAAARAVVRRLSVD, from the coding sequence GTGACCTCTGCACCGTCACGCCGCACGGCGACACCGACCCGGTCCCCGCTCGACGACGTCCTCACGAGCGGCGCGCTGCACAGCGTGTACCAGCCGCTCGTCGACTTGCGCACCGGCGCCACCCTCGGGCACGAGGCGCTGCTGCGGGGTCCGGCGGGGACCCCGTGGTCCTCGCCGCTCACGCTGCTCGAGGACGCTCGCGCGGCCGGCCGGCTCGTCGAGCTCGAGCGCGCGTCGCTGACCGCGGCGTTCGCCGGAGCGGCCGGCGACCACCCGGCCGCGGCCGCCACGCTGTTCGTCAACGTCGAGCCGCAGACCCTGACCCAGCACCTCGAACCCGTGCTCGAGCTGCTCGACCGGCGCCCGGACGGGCTGCAGGTCGTCGTCGAGATCACCGAGCGCGCACTCGCGGCGGAGCCCGCCCGGATCCTCGCCGCCGCCGACCGGCTGCGCACCGCGGGCTGTGCGATCGCCCTGGACGACGTGGGGGCCCGGCCTGCGTCGCTCGCGTTCGTCCCCCTCCTGCGCCCCGAGGTCGTCAAGCTCGACCTGGGCCTGCTGCGCACTCTCGAGGACCCGCAGACCGTCGTCGTGGCGGGCGCGGTGCGCGACTACGCCGAGCAGTCCGGCGCGGAGGTCGTCGCCGAGGGCGTCGAGGACGCCGACGACCTCACGCGCGCGGTCGTGCTCGGTGCGACGCTCGGGCAGGGCTGGTACTGGGGTCGTCCCGGCCCCGTCCCCGGCGCCGCGCAGCACCTCCCGGGGCGGTTCGCGGCGCACGCGCCGGTCCCCTCGCAGCACCGCACCACGCCGTTCGACCTCGCCGCCGCCGTCCGGACGGTCCAGCGCGTCCCCAAGCGCCTCCTCGTCCCGCTCTCGACGACCCTCGAGCTCGCGGCGCAGCACTCGCTCGTCCCGCCGATGGTCCTCTCGTGCTTCCAGCACGAGCGGTACGTCACCCCCGCGACGGCGCGCCGCTACGCCGGGCTCGCGCAGCGCCTGCCGTTCGTCGCGGCGCTCGGCGAGGACATGCCGGCGGAGCCGGCACCCGGGGTGCGCGGGTGGGCGCTCGACGCCCACGACCCCCTCGTCGAGGAGTGGACGGTGCTGGTGCTCGGCGCGCACGCGGCGAGCGCCCTCGTGGCACGCGCGGCCGGGCACGCCGACGCGGACGGGGACCGCCCGTTCGACATGGTCGTGACGCACGACCGCGCGCTGGTCACCGCGGCCGCGCGGGCCGTGGTGCGCCGGCTCAGCGTCGACTGA
- a CDS encoding acyl carrier protein, whose protein sequence is MATGETGFDDVTFDLISLQYHSLKAGHDYGQYVRDARNAGRDDIADFFEQVMREDSERAQRCHAFLGELTQHGTSATSPQGA, encoded by the coding sequence ATGGCAACTGGAGAGACCGGGTTCGACGACGTCACGTTCGACCTCATCTCGCTGCAGTACCACTCGCTCAAGGCGGGTCACGACTACGGCCAGTACGTGCGCGACGCACGCAACGCCGGCCGGGACGACATCGCCGACTTCTTCGAGCAGGTCATGCGCGAGGACTCCGAGCGGGCGCAGCGCTGTCACGCGTTCCTCGGCGAGCTCACCCAGCACGGCACGTCCGCCACCAGCCCCCAGGGAGCGTGA
- a CDS encoding GAF and ANTAR domain-containing protein has translation MTTTKDDFTIAADEVDGHEHEHAVTGTGCVERFLEQLPVAALQRVVPSAHVVISVQDGDVMRTVASSDPAAEACERTADERAEGPSAAARRQGRMVVVPDVEDDTRWPRWADATRACGFRSVVAVPGRLEGEAQLLLTLYSPTPDAWDGAALATAVGYAQELAHALTVCRSAQRQAEVNSHLKAALASRATIDQAMGVIMAQNRCSAEDAFAILRTASQHRNTKLRDVAVAIIEGVTGQPASPPPEFRDSSR, from the coding sequence ATGACCACGACCAAGGACGACTTCACGATCGCGGCCGACGAGGTCGACGGGCACGAGCACGAGCACGCGGTGACGGGGACGGGGTGCGTCGAGCGCTTCCTCGAGCAGCTCCCGGTCGCGGCGCTGCAACGCGTGGTGCCGTCGGCGCACGTCGTGATCTCGGTGCAGGACGGTGACGTGATGCGCACGGTCGCCTCGAGCGACCCCGCCGCCGAGGCGTGCGAGCGCACGGCGGACGAGCGCGCCGAAGGGCCCTCGGCTGCCGCGCGGCGGCAGGGCCGGATGGTCGTCGTCCCGGACGTCGAGGACGACACGCGGTGGCCCCGGTGGGCCGACGCCACGCGCGCCTGCGGCTTCCGGTCCGTCGTCGCCGTCCCTGGGCGGCTCGAGGGCGAGGCCCAGCTGCTGCTCACGCTCTACTCCCCCACGCCCGACGCCTGGGACGGCGCCGCCCTCGCGACGGCCGTGGGCTACGCCCAGGAGCTCGCGCACGCCCTCACGGTCTGCCGCTCGGCGCAGCGCCAGGCCGAGGTCAACTCCCACCTCAAGGCCGCGCTCGCCTCCCGCGCGACGATCGACCAGGCGATGGGCGTGATCATGGCCCAGAACCGGTGCAGCGCGGAGGACGCCTTCGCGATCCTGCGGACCGCGTCGCAGCACCGCAACACCAAGCTCCGCGACGTCGCCGTCGCGATCATCGAGGGTGTGACCGGCCAGCCGGCGAGCCCTCCCCCGGAGTTCCGCGACTCGAGCCGCTGA